The Microbacterium esteraromaticum genome contains the following window.
GACCGAGATCCACGAGGTCGTCTTCGGCGAGACCGACCTCTTCGCGAAGCTCTCGAAGAGCGCCCTGCACAGGGTCGGCGGTCTCGCCGTCGTCGAGGTGCCCGCCGATCCCGACGTACGAGTCGGGGATGACGCGCGAGCCCCGACGCAACAGCAGCAGCACCTCATCGTCGCGGTGTATCCACACCGACGTCATCTGTCGAACCCTCATCGCCGCCTCCGATCACCTTTCGCGCCGATACCAGTCTGGTCAACAGGCCGTCGCCCTGCTTTACTTGCGCTCGAAGGACCCTATGACACCGCACGCACCGACGCGAGGAGTGACCATGGCCGACAAACCCAACGTTCTCATCATCTGGGGTGATGACATCGGGATCTCGAACCTCAGCACCTATTCGGATGGCTTGATGGGCTATCGCACGCCCAACATCGACCGCATCGCCGACGAGGGTGTGAAGTTCACCGACTACTACGGCGAGCAGAGTTGCACGGCGGGCCGCGCCGCGTTCCTCACCGGCCAGAATCCGTACCGCACGGGGCTCACCAAGGTCGGGATGCCCGGGGCGAAGCTCGGTCTTCAGCCCGAGGACCCGACGCTCGCCGACGCCTTCAAGCATCACGGCTACGCCACCGGACAGTTCGGCAAGAACCACCTCGGCGACCGCGACGAGCACCTGCCCACCGCACACGGCTTCGACGAGTTCTTCGGCAACCTGTACCACCTCAACGCCGAAGAGGAGCCCGAGCACCCGGACTATCCGACCGACGAGGAGTTCCCGGGGTTCACCGAGCGGTTCCGCCCGCGCGGCGTGCTGCGCTCCTGGGCGAACGCCGACGGCACCCAGCGCATCGAAGACACCGGACCCCTGACCAAGAAACGCATGGAGACGGTCGATGAGGAGTTCCGCGACGCCGCCGCCGACTTCATCCGTCGGCAGGCCGACGACGACACCCCGTTCTTCGTGTGGTTCAACTCGACGCACATGCACTTCCGCACGCACACCAAACCCGAGAGCAAGGGACGCGCCGGGCGATGGCAGTCGAACTACCACGACACGATGCTCGATCATGACGACCTCGTGGGCAGCCTGCTCGACCTTCTCGATGAACTCGGGCTCGCCGAGAACACCATTGTGATGTACTCCACCGACAACGGCCCGCACATGAACAGTTGGCCGGACGCCGGTATGACGCCGTTCCGCAATGAGAAGAACTCCAACTGGGAGGGTGCATACCGGGTGCCCGCCATGGTGCGCTGGCCCGGACACATCCCGGCCGGCACGACGTTGAACGGGATCGTGAGCCACAACGACTGGTTCGTCACCCTGCTCGCGGCCATCGGCGACGACGACATCGCCGACCGGCTCAAGGCCGGAACCGAACTGCACGGAACCGACTTCAGAGTGCACCTCGACGGGCTCAATCAGCTCGACTACATCACCGGCGCCGCCGACCACAGCCCGCGTCGGCACTTCTTCTACGTCTCGGATGACGGCGATCTCACGGCGCTGCGCTTTGAGAACTGGAAGCTGGTGTTCCTCGAGCAGCGCGCCGTCGGCACGTTGAGCATCTGGCAGGAACCGTACATCGAACTGCGCTTTCCGAAGCTGTTCAACCTGCGCACCGACCCGTACGAACGGGCCGACATCACCTCGAACACCTACTGGGACTGGGTGCTCGATCACGTCTTCCTGTTCGTGCCCGCACAGGCCTATGTGGCGCACATGCTGCGGACGCTCGTCGAGTTCCCGCCGCGGCAGAAGTCGGCGTCGTTCACGATCAATCAGGTGATGGCCAAGCTCGACTCCACCGTCGGCAGCTCCTGACGATCACCTCGGCCGGCCTCCACGGGATGGCCGGCCGAGGTCGGATGCTGCCGCTCGACCCCGTACGATAGAACACGGCGTGTCGGGAAGTCTGGTCGACGAAGTCCGTTACCCCCACCCGAAGGACTCCTTCATCATGGCCAAGAAGCCCTCCCGGTTCGCGCAGATGCGCAACATCTTCCCCAGCACGTCCCGAGATGAGTCCCTGCGCGTCGGCGAGATCCTGCGTAAGGAAGCCGTCGGCGGCATCCTGCTCGTGGCCCTCGCCGCGATCGCCCTGGTGCTCGCCAACTCACCGTGGTCAGATGCCTACTTCAGCCTGCGCGACTTCGAGATCGGCTACGAGCCGTGGCATCTCAAGCTGAGCCTCGGTGCCTGGGCGGCTGACGGACTGCTGGCGATCTTCTTCTTCCTCGTCGGTCTCGAGCTCAAGCGCGAGTTCGTCTCGGGTGATCTGCGCCAGTTCAGCACCGCCGTGGTGCCGATCGTCGCCGCCATCGGTGGTGTGATCGTTCCCGCCGGCATCTACCTCGCGATCGCCGCCAACTCGCCCGACGCCGCACGCGGCTGGGCCATCCCCACGGCCACCGACATCGCCTTCGCGGTCGCCGTGCTCGCCCTGATCGGTTCGCACCTGCCGAGCGCCCTACGCGTGTTCCTGCTGACTCTCGCGGTGGTCGACGACCTGATCGCCATCGGCATCATCGCCATCTTCTACACCGAGACGATCGATCTGCTGCCGCTGGTCGCCGCTCTCGTCGTGATCGTCATCTACGGCGTGATCGCGCAGCGCTACCGCGACTTCTTCCACCTGCGACCGTCGGCCGCATGGCTGATCCTGTTGCCGATCGGCGTCATCGCGTGGGCGTTCATCCACGCCTCGGGCATTCACGCCACGATCGCCGGTGTGTTGTTGGGCTTCGCGATCCCGGTACTGCACAAGCGCGCCGACCGTGGACCAGACGCGGGACCGGGGCTCGCCGAGATCTTCGAGCACCGCTTCCGTCCGCTCTCAGCCGGATTCGCCGTGCCGATCTTCGCGTTCTTCTCGGCGGGGGTCGCACTGGGCGGTGCGGAGGGTATCGCCTCGGCGTTCGTCGATCCGATCGTCATCGGCATCGTCGTCGCGCTCGTCGTGGGCAAGCCGATCGGTATCACCCTCGCCACGTGGGCGATCACTCGCATCCGCCGCATTGATCTCGATCCGTCGCTGCGCTGGATCGACATCACCGGCGTCGGCCTGCTCGCCGGTATCGGCTTCACCGTCTCGCTGCTGGTGGCCGAGCTCAGCTTCGCACCGGGCAGCCCGGCGTACGACCACGCGAAGGTCGCGATCCTCGCGGCATCCGTGCTGGCCGCGACGGTGGCATCCATCCTGCTCGGATCGCGCAACCGTCACTACCGCAAGATGGCACTCGCCGGCGAACAGAACTGACGCGCTGATCTGACGCGAGACGCGCCCCGGCCCATGCGGCCGGGGCGCGTCGCCATACATGCCGCTGCTACGCGCGGCCCGTCGTCATGCGGGGCGGAGCGCGTCTGCGGCCGATGCCAACGCCTCGCGGTTGACCGCGTAGTAGGCCCAGCGGCCGCGCTGCTCGCGTGTGACGAGACCGGCCTCGGCGAGGATCTTCATGTGGTGCGAGACCGTGCCCTGAGACAGCCCCACCGGCTCGGTGAGGTCGCACACGCACGCCTCGCCGTCGGTGCTCGCGGCGATCAGCGAGAGCAGCATGACGCGCGTCGAGTCGCCGAGCGCCTTGAATGTTCGCGCGGCCCGTGCCGCTCCCTCGCCGTCCAGCGGCGAGGTGACGCGGGGCACGCAGCAACGCGCATCGGCGGCGACGATCGGGAGGCTCATGCGGTCAGTGTCTCACGTATTGACATTCTTCGATAGGAGGAGCACGCTTTCATATCGAAGAACATCGATCTGAGGAGTTGTCATGCCTGAGCTACCCGTCGTCGTCATCGGAGCGGGCCCGCAGGGTCTCGCGGCTGCGGCCCACCTGGCCGAGCGGGGGATTGACGCCTTCGTGATCGAGCGCGGTGACAGGGCCGGCGCGGCGGTCGCCGAGTGGGGACACGTACGTCTGTTCTCAGCCTGGCCGGAGCTGATCGACGACGCCTCGCGGCGACTGCTCGAACCCCGCGGCTGGCAGGCTCCCCAGCGTGGATATCCGACCGGTGCGCAGTGGGTCGAGGACTACCTTGCCCCGCTCGCCGAGGCGCTCGGCGATCGTGTGCGGTACGGCACCGAAGTGACCGGCGTCGCCCGCGTCGGGCGCGACAAAGTCGTTGACGGCGGTCGTGCGCAGCAGCCCTTCGTGGTGCATACGCGTGACCGGGAGGGTCGCGAGGAACGGATGCCTGCGCGCGCCGTCATCGACGCGAGCGGCACCTGGTCGACACCCGGGCCTGCCGGTGCGGACGGACTGCCTGCCATCGGCGAGATCGCGGCGGGGGAGCGGATCTCGTACCGTATTCCCGATGACGTGTCAGCGCTCGCCGGGACGCATGCGGTCGTCGTCGGTGCGGGGCATTCCGCCACCCATGCCGTGCTGCGCCTGAGCGAGCTCGCCCGCCGCGCACCCGGCACCCGGGTGACCTGGCTGATCCGTCGGGGTGGCGTCGAAGGCGTCTACGGCGGCGGTGCCGGCGATGGGCTCCCGCGGCGCGCTGCGCTCGGATCGCGGGCGCGCAAGATGATCGATTCTGGCGTCGTCGACGTGGTCACCGGATTCCGCGTCGCCGAGATCGCCGCTGGTGCGCCGCTGACGATCCGGGCAGAGGACGGTCGCGAGATCCCCGGCGTCGCCCAGATCTTCGCCCTGACCGGATTTCGGCCCGATCTCGGCATGCTGCGCGAACTGCGCATCGCTCTCGACCCGGCGCTCGACGCCGTGGCCGGCATCGCCGACGAGATCGATCCGAACCTGCACTCGTGCGGATCCGTCTCGGCGACCGGAGCACGTCAACTCGCGCAGCCCGAGCAGGACTTCTTCATCGTCGGTGCCAAGTCGTACGGACGGGCCCCCACGTTCCTCGCCCTGACGGGCTTCGAGCAGGTGCGCAGCGTTGTCGCGCACCTCGCCGGAGACCACGAGGCGGCGGCGCGCAACGACCTGGTGCTGCCCGTGACCGGTGCGTGCGGCGGTGCGGGCGACTACGACGCCGCCAATGGAACCGAGGCGGTCGGCTCTGGCGTCGGCGGATGCTGCGCCCCGGCGCCCGTGCTGCAGCTCGGTACTCGTCCTTCGGTCGATCCGGTGCTGAGATGACCATTCAGTGAACACCCTCGCCTGAGCTTGCGGCCTGATTCGACGTGCATCAATATAGAAACATGTCGAATCAAGCCGTAGTCACCTCGTCGGGCCGGGCGGTGCCCCGCCTCTCGACGCTCGATCGCTGGCTGCCCCTGTGGATCGCGCTCGCCATGATCGGTGGGCTGCTGCTGGGTCGCCTCGTGCCGGGCATCTCCGACCTGCTCGCGCGCCTCGAGATCGGCGGCATCTCGATCCCGATCGCCCTCGGCCTGCTGGTGATGATGTACCCCGTGCTGGCCAAGGTTCGCTACGACCGGGTCGCCGCGGTCACGGGTGACAAGCGTCTGCTGATTTCCTCGCTCGTGCTGAACTGGCTGATCGGCCCCGCCCTGATGTTCGTGCTGGCATGGACGTTCCTGCCCGATCTGCCCGAGTACCGCACCGGCCTGATCATCGTGGGCCTGGCGCGCTGCATCGCCATGGTCATCATCTGGAACGACCTCGCCTGCGGCGACCGCGAAGCGGCGGCCGTGCTCGTTGCCATCAACTCGGCATTCCAGGTTGTGGCCTTCGCGCTGCTCGGCTGGTTCTACCTCTCCGTGCTCCCCGGCTGGCTGGGCCTCGACACCCAGGGGCTCGACGTCTCGATCGGCCAGATCGCCCTCAACGTGCTGATCTTCTTGGGGGTTCCCCTCGTCGCCGGCTTCGCCTCGCGGTACATCGGCGAACGCCGCCGCGGGCGTGACTGGTACGAGCAGCGCTTCTTGCCGCGCGTCGGCCCATGGGCCCTGTACGGCCTGCTGTTCACCATCGTGCTGCTGTTCGCCCTGCAGGGCGAGCGCATCACCTCGCAGCCCTGGGATGTCGCCCGCATCGCCGTTCCGCTGCTGGCCTACTTCGCGATCATGTGGTTCGTGGGACTGCTCACCGGCAAGGTGATCGGCCTGGGCTACGCCCGCTCGACGACCCTGGCATTCACCGCTGCCGGCAACAACTTCGAGCTCGCCATCGCCGTCGCGATCGGCACGTTCGGAGCCGCCTCGGGTCAGGCGCTCGCCGGAGTGGTGGGCCCGCTGATCGAGGTTCCCGTACTCGTCGGCCTCGTCTACGTCTCACTGTGGGCGGCGCGCCACTGGTTCGGCACCGACCCCCGCGCCGACATCGCCGCACCCGCCACCACGGGCACGCGCACGCAGACCGAGAGGACACCCTCGTGAAGATCTACCCCAAGGACCTCGACGCCTGCACTCCCGTCGCGACGCACGCCATCGGGCAGGACGCCGCCGCGGGCGTCGCCGCCACGCTGAAAGCTCTGGCCGACCCGCTGCGCCTGCGGATGCTCTCGGCCATCGCCGCCGACCCGCGTGGGGAGTCGTGCGTCTGCGACCTGGCCGAGCTCGCCGATGTCTCGCAGCCGACGATCTCGCACCACCTCAAGGTGCTCAAAGACGTCGACGTGCTCCGCTCGGAACGCCGCGGCACCTGGGTCTGGTACCGCATCACTCCCGGTCGGCGTGCCGCCGTCACCGCGCTGCTCGACTCGTTCGCACCGGCCGCGGTTGCTCCGGCATCCGATGCGCCTGCTGCCGACGACGCACCGCGCCCCGACTTCGATGCCCGCGTCACCCACCTCGCCGAGCAACTGGCCGCAGAGACGCCCGCGCTCGCCGCGGACGTCGTCTTCAGCACCGTGCGCGAGTCGTACACCGCCCTCGCCCGCACCGCCCGCGTGACCTCGGCGCTGATCCCGCTCACCGAGCGGTTCGCCCGCCAGCGCCTCGCCGACCTGATGCGCGACCGCGCGGTCGGTCCGCCGCAGGTGCTGTTCGTGTGCGTCGCCAACGCCGGGCGCTCGCAGCTCGCCGCGGCACTGGTCAACCAGATCGCCGACGGAAAGGTGATCGCACGCTCCGCCGGCTCGCGCCCGGCCGACAGCATCCACCCCCAGGTGCGTTCGCTGCTCGCCGAGATCGAGCCAGACGCAGCCGATACGCGCTTCCCGAAACCCCTCACCGACGACGCCGTGCGGGCCGCCGACGTCGTCATCACCATGGGCTGCGGCGACGTATGCCCGGTGATCCCCGGCATCCGCTACGAAGACTGGGCGGTGGGTGATCCCGCCCTGGCATCCGACGACGGCGTCGCGGCGATCCGCGACGACATCGCCGCCCGCGTCCGCACCCTCGTCGATACCCTCACCCACGCACAGGAGTCCTGATGACCACGCCCTCCGTCCTCTTCGTCTGCGTCCACAACGCCGGACGCTCGCAGATGGCCGCCGGCTTTCTGCGCCACCTCGCCGGCGACCGCATCGAGGTGCGTTCGGCCGGATCCATGCCCGCCGAGCAGATCAACCCGGTCGCCGTGCAGGCGATGGCCGAACTCGGCATCGACATCACCGCCGAACAGCCCAAGGTACTCACCACCGAGGCCGTGCAGGCCTCGGACGTCGTCATCACCATGGGCTGCGGCGACGCCTGCCCGTTCTTCCCCGGCAAGCGCTACGAAGACTGGAAGCTCGACGACCCCGCCGGGCAGGGCCTCGATGCGGTGCGCCCCATCCGTGACGACATCCGTCACCGCATCGAGCAGCTCATCGCCGAACTGGTCTGAGGCGACGTCGCGACCAGCGCGGGTCCGATGCGCCCGGCGCGCTCGGTGCCGGGCTC
Protein-coding sequences here:
- a CDS encoding arylsulfatase, whose amino-acid sequence is MADKPNVLIIWGDDIGISNLSTYSDGLMGYRTPNIDRIADEGVKFTDYYGEQSCTAGRAAFLTGQNPYRTGLTKVGMPGAKLGLQPEDPTLADAFKHHGYATGQFGKNHLGDRDEHLPTAHGFDEFFGNLYHLNAEEEPEHPDYPTDEEFPGFTERFRPRGVLRSWANADGTQRIEDTGPLTKKRMETVDEEFRDAAADFIRRQADDDTPFFVWFNSTHMHFRTHTKPESKGRAGRWQSNYHDTMLDHDDLVGSLLDLLDELGLAENTIVMYSTDNGPHMNSWPDAGMTPFRNEKNSNWEGAYRVPAMVRWPGHIPAGTTLNGIVSHNDWFVTLLAAIGDDDIADRLKAGTELHGTDFRVHLDGLNQLDYITGAADHSPRRHFFYVSDDGDLTALRFENWKLVFLEQRAVGTLSIWQEPYIELRFPKLFNLRTDPYERADITSNTYWDWVLDHVFLFVPAQAYVAHMLRTLVEFPPRQKSASFTINQVMAKLDSTVGSS
- the nhaA gene encoding Na+/H+ antiporter NhaA, with protein sequence MRNIFPSTSRDESLRVGEILRKEAVGGILLVALAAIALVLANSPWSDAYFSLRDFEIGYEPWHLKLSLGAWAADGLLAIFFFLVGLELKREFVSGDLRQFSTAVVPIVAAIGGVIVPAGIYLAIAANSPDAARGWAIPTATDIAFAVAVLALIGSHLPSALRVFLLTLAVVDDLIAIGIIAIFYTETIDLLPLVAALVVIVIYGVIAQRYRDFFHLRPSAAWLILLPIGVIAWAFIHASGIHATIAGVLLGFAIPVLHKRADRGPDAGPGLAEIFEHRFRPLSAGFAVPIFAFFSAGVALGGAEGIASAFVDPIVIGIVVALVVGKPIGITLATWAITRIRRIDLDPSLRWIDITGVGLLAGIGFTVSLLVAELSFAPGSPAYDHAKVAILAASVLAATVASILLGSRNRHYRKMALAGEQN
- a CDS encoding ArsR/SmtB family transcription factor, which produces MSLPIVAADARCCVPRVTSPLDGEGAARAARTFKALGDSTRVMLLSLIAASTDGEACVCDLTEPVGLSQGTVSHHMKILAEAGLVTREQRGRWAYYAVNREALASAADALRPA
- a CDS encoding FAD-dependent oxidoreductase; its protein translation is MPELPVVVIGAGPQGLAAAAHLAERGIDAFVIERGDRAGAAVAEWGHVRLFSAWPELIDDASRRLLEPRGWQAPQRGYPTGAQWVEDYLAPLAEALGDRVRYGTEVTGVARVGRDKVVDGGRAQQPFVVHTRDREGREERMPARAVIDASGTWSTPGPAGADGLPAIGEIAAGERISYRIPDDVSALAGTHAVVVGAGHSATHAVLRLSELARRAPGTRVTWLIRRGGVEGVYGGGAGDGLPRRAALGSRARKMIDSGVVDVVTGFRVAEIAAGAPLTIRAEDGREIPGVAQIFALTGFRPDLGMLRELRIALDPALDAVAGIADEIDPNLHSCGSVSATGARQLAQPEQDFFIVGAKSYGRAPTFLALTGFEQVRSVVAHLAGDHEAAARNDLVLPVTGACGGAGDYDAANGTEAVGSGVGGCCAPAPVLQLGTRPSVDPVLR
- the arsB gene encoding ACR3 family arsenite efflux transporter; its protein translation is MSNQAVVTSSGRAVPRLSTLDRWLPLWIALAMIGGLLLGRLVPGISDLLARLEIGGISIPIALGLLVMMYPVLAKVRYDRVAAVTGDKRLLISSLVLNWLIGPALMFVLAWTFLPDLPEYRTGLIIVGLARCIAMVIIWNDLACGDREAAAVLVAINSAFQVVAFALLGWFYLSVLPGWLGLDTQGLDVSIGQIALNVLIFLGVPLVAGFASRYIGERRRGRDWYEQRFLPRVGPWALYGLLFTIVLLFALQGERITSQPWDVARIAVPLLAYFAIMWFVGLLTGKVIGLGYARSTTLAFTAAGNNFELAIAVAIGTFGAASGQALAGVVGPLIEVPVLVGLVYVSLWAARHWFGTDPRADIAAPATTGTRTQTERTPS
- a CDS encoding metalloregulator ArsR/SmtB family transcription factor, which produces MKIYPKDLDACTPVATHAIGQDAAAGVAATLKALADPLRLRMLSAIAADPRGESCVCDLAELADVSQPTISHHLKVLKDVDVLRSERRGTWVWYRITPGRRAAVTALLDSFAPAAVAPASDAPAADDAPRPDFDARVTHLAEQLAAETPALAADVVFSTVRESYTALARTARVTSALIPLTERFARQRLADLMRDRAVGPPQVLFVCVANAGRSQLAAALVNQIADGKVIARSAGSRPADSIHPQVRSLLAEIEPDAADTRFPKPLTDDAVRAADVVITMGCGDVCPVIPGIRYEDWAVGDPALASDDGVAAIRDDIAARVRTLVDTLTHAQES
- a CDS encoding arsenate reductase ArsC encodes the protein MTTPSVLFVCVHNAGRSQMAAGFLRHLAGDRIEVRSAGSMPAEQINPVAVQAMAELGIDITAEQPKVLTTEAVQASDVVITMGCGDACPFFPGKRYEDWKLDDPAGQGLDAVRPIRDDIRHRIEQLIAELV